tCGAAGGTCTGAACGCATCACACAGTATACGGTATTGTTGCCAAGAAGGAACCGCTGTGAAATCTCCAAACCTCTTTTGTCGCATTTGACTTGAAGAAGTGGGAGCTGAACTTGCTTTAAGATGCGGAAAGCGAGAGTGGAAGGGTGCTAGATAGTGCTGTCTTTGATTCGCAGCTTTTCGGTGGGATGTAGTTTGTGTCGCCGGCATAGTGGCTTTTTTCCCATCCGAAACATCTTCACCTTCAAAAACCAGCGTTCGGATCGAAGATCTTCTGGATAGATCTTCTGGAGTGGTCATGGGTGGGTTTGGAGGGATATCACTTGCAATGCTGTGTAAACTGGGCTGATTTTCTACACGTTCTTCGACAGGCGCATTTCCGTGTTTAAAACAAGGCAGTTCATTTTCACATTGAATTTTAGGCTGTTTCTGATCGTCTTTACAATGTTGTCGTTGTTTCGTATTCAAATTCGCGTCGGTCGCCATGAAATTTTGTCTGTGTACCCTCGCCCTGAATGAAGTTAATCTTTCCTTtgagtttattttgttattattgttggAGTTGTGACTTCCTTTCTCTTTGATGTTTTGCGATGATGTAACCTCCTTCGTAGCAACAGTGTTTGCCTTCCTTGTTGAAGTGAACTTTCTCCCTGGAAGCTTTAGATAATGCCTATTTATGCTAGAAGCTTTACCTTTCGGAGTCTTTGACTTTTGTCCGTAAACTCTCCTTAGATTGGTGTCTTTTTCTGCTTCATCTTTGTTACCAGAAAGGTACAGAACTTTGAAACCAGAATTCAGCCTTGCTATGTCGCTCCGGTAATGATGAAAATTTAATATATGCTCGTAACATTCAGGTACAAAATTCTGCACCAGCTCTTCAGATTTTTTGTCCATCAAGGCATAGTTCGTTTTACCAGGTGCTTGAGTTTGGGAGATAATTTCCCCTGCCTTTCGTGAAGTGCTTCGACGTGTGAGATTCTCTTCTCCAACGGTTGGTTCTGAGCGAAATGAAATAGTGCGAAATGCATTCTGCATACTTTCAACAAACGCCCTTTGTCGATGATCTTCAAACTGTGATTTATCGCGTTTTTGAGATGTCACTGGGCCACGGTTTACACTAAATATGCAGTCATTTCTTCCGCGGATCTCTTTGCTGTCAGGCCTCAATTTGCGCGCATTTAACGAGCTTGTAGCCATTAATTGCCAGCGCAGGTCAGCAATTCAATTCAGTAAGAGGTCTTGGAATAGTTTGTTAGCAACGCAGTCATTGTTTATTTTAAGCAAATTGGTGATTAAAGCACGCGATGATTCCATTAAGTAAACAGGCTCAAAGATAAACATCTCTGTTGCAAAGCTGATTTGACAGAGGATTAACAGATTATGAGATCAGTTTGTCATTTATTCTCAAGAGTCCTGCTTTATTAAAAAGGCTTATTACATTTTAAGCATTCAGGTTGGGGTACTAATTTTTGCGGAAGTTAGGTTTTGTGATTGGCGATTTTGTGCGTTTTGCTGGAACTAAttttttgtgattggctaagactACTTTACTTGTTAGGAATTTCTTTTCGCGATTAGCCTGCAAAACAGGCATTCTTCTTACttaattttttgcgtttttcgggCGAACGAAGAGCAAAGCGGGCGAGGAGCGCGAGACACGTGTCTTCCCCCGTTGCGTGTGTCTCGCGCTCCTCGCTCGCTTCGCGCTTGTCTTTGCTTTCCTGTAAAACGTGAAAAAACAACGCCCATTCTGCAGGCTATTTTGCGAGTTTCAGCAACGTGCATACAACACTTGTACATATTCAATAAAACTACtttaagaaaattgaaaatcactGTATGGACTGACATTCCTCAATATTATTatcgtcattattattattattattattattattattatcattattatcattattattattattattattattattattattattggttgGGTTGTTACC
The genomic region above belongs to Porites lutea chromosome 12, jaPorLute2.1, whole genome shotgun sequence and contains:
- the LOC140921289 gene encoding uncharacterized protein, with translation MATSSLNARKLRPDSKEIRGRNDCIFSVNRGPVTSQKRDKSQFEDHRQRAFVESMQNAFRTISFRSEPTVGEENLTRRSTSRKAGEIISQTQAPGKTNYALMDKKSEELVQNFVPECYEHILNFHHYRSDIARLNSGFKVLYLSGNKDEAEKDTNLRRVYGQKSKTPKGKASSINRHYLKLPGRKFTSTRKANTVATKEVTSSQNIKEKGSHNSNNNNKINSKERLTSFRARVHRQNFMATDANLNTKQRQHCKDDQKQPKIQCENELPCFKHGNAPVEERVENQPSLHSIASDIPPNPPMTTPEDLSRRSSIRTLVFEGEDVSDGKKATMPATQTTSHRKAANQRQHYLAPFHSRFPHLKASSAPTSSSQMRQKRFGDFTAVPSWQQYRILCDAFRPSTEMNFYQKFKRPKFATATELEYYIDIVSETTNDSSLHMS